CTTCAACTGACTAAACAGTGAATGAATTCTTTGCCTACTCCTCACTTCGTTACTAGCCACTCTTAATTGACACTAACACAAGTAAAAACTTTAAGTATACTCATACTAGcgtttaatcaaattttatagcAGTTTTAAATCAGTACATTAACATATGctataaacttttttagtCTGGTGAAAGCAACATTTAGACCTCTTTGAACTCTTTAACTTTATAAAAGCTTTATTGTAATATCACAATAGAGCGTTAGATAGCAATATAACAATTTTGCTGTGAGTTAGAAGACTGTGTTTAGATTTCTTTGGACTTAAAACTCTTTGACTTTATACaggttttattataatataacaaGAGAACACTAGATAGTAGTATACTAATTTTGCTGTGAATTCAAATTCTGTGGTATAATAGTTCTTTAATATGAGACATACGacactttgttttttaaatcactAACTAGAATTTATTGCGTTATTTTGTGAAGATCTTGTGGAAacctttcaattttaatttctaaccGGATCAGCCAGCATGGTTTTAAAACTAGGATACAGGTTGATTTTAGtagatagatttttttaatttccttggAACAGAATTTTATGATCAGGACTTCAGGAATGGCGAGGAAATGGCATTTTAAGATGGTACTTTTTCTAAGTTACAGGGTGATCACGTTtccaaaaaagtttattttttaattattttttgttatttcctaATCTTCAGAGAGACTCAATCCAAATGTCTATATTATGACCCAATCAATACgtgattttaataatatccGTAACATTTAACTTGAGATATCGCAATATCTGGAATAATAAATGctctataaaaaatatctatcatgaaagtttaattattccgCGAGGGAAATATATTAATGCTAAAATTGGTGGCCCTCTGTACCTCCTTGTAGGGAGATGGAGGGtaactttgatttcttaaatagcattctctattttttattgcagattcCAATTCTACAGCAAAAAACACATAGAATTTGTctggaaaatttttttcaattcactATAGATGACACTGtaatcaatgaaatttaattttctttagcTTATGATTTACTGGAATGTTTGATGACATCTGCTTTAAAATCaatgtaaacaaaaactttttgcaattagtttttaaagtaagtgCTCAAAATGATGGCCTTCAACTTTAATGCACTTATTAATTCACATTTCTAACGACCGAACACAACTGAGAAGTGCATCTGCTGGTATTTCGGCACAAGCATGTTTGATACGCACAATCATATTCTCACGCGTCGTTGgtacttatttataaactttgtGTTTAAGATAGCTctagaaaaagaaatctggCGAAATGAGATCTAATGATCTAGCAGGCCAGTTCATCGGTCCAGTTCTACCGATCCAACGATCATTGAATTCACGATTAAGAACTTCTCGAGCTATCACCGAATAGTGTACTGGACAATCATCATGCTGATACCACATGTTCCGTCGCATTTATAAGCTCAAGTCTTCAAGCAATGTTGGCAGtttgttttccaaaatgttTCGGTACATTTCACCATTCAAGTTGCCTTCAATTACGTGGGAACCGATAAGTTTACTGCCAGTGATTTCACACCATACGATGACAGTTCAAGGACGCTGATGCTCACAGCTTGTCGAAGCCAATGTGGATTTTCTACACTCCAGTAATGCATGTTGCGCTTATTAACGGTGCCATAATTTGTAAAAGACGATTTGTCGGGAAACAATACgtaacgaaaaaaaatggagtATTGTTATATTTGTTCACGTGTCCATTGGCAAAACGTTACACGATTCTGAAAATCTACCCCGTGGAACTCTTGGTGTAAAGAAATATGATAAGGATGAAACTTGTGCATTCTTAGCATTCTCCACACACTCATACGAGAAGTACCTAATTGCAGTGATATTTCCCGTGTTCTTGCATGGGGATTATGAGTCACAGCACCTAGGACTGCTACTTGATTGTCTGCTCCACAAACAGTAGCTGCACGTgttctttttttctattttgtattCCCTTCAGTAGAAAACTATTTGATAACTCGAGCGAAAGAAGCTCGTGACCACACTTTGTTcggaaaatgttgaaaatagaaattgaCAGCATTATCAAGACGCCTGCCAGCTTCtccataaacaaaaactaTTTCAGCTTCCTCTTGCACAGTAAAATTCTCCATTCTGATATAGTATTAATACCGAAATAAATCtaagtaaaattaattgtttcttcaagttatttcttttttttatacgtttaaaccaaaaatgtaagcaaataaaaatgtgttaatattttttgcctGACAACGCGTGAAAACAAGATTTTGTTAAAGCTAATTTCTTCAAACATTCCGGTAAATCATAagcgaaagaaaaattaaatttcgttaattacagcGCCATCTAtcatgaatcgaaaaaaatgtttcagatAAATTCTACGTGTTTTTACCGTAGGATTcgaatctgcaataaaaagtaGGGGATGCCGTTTAAGAAATCAAAGCTACCCCTCATTTCCCCCAAAATAAGGGACAGAGGCACTAATCTTAGCATCAATTTATTTCCCCCGcagaataattaaactttcataataaacatttttttgtagagagCTTATTATTCGAGATATTGCGATATCtcaagttaaatgttacatCCTGTATCTTTGAATAACTTTTAAACGAATTCTTGAATGTTTGTAGCGATCATGCAACAATACTAAAGCATCCTTCTAGAGGCAAAAGATGTATtagtttgttttatattttactcTAAAATTGTTACTTTGGTAAGTGCACTTGAAGGATCAGTGTACTTAGTagatttataattaaaaaattgagatgAGCTTTTATATCCTTTTCATACAAGgttaatcaaattttactcATACGAAGTCCCGGTCCTAACACAATATAATCCCTAAGCACACGTTTAATACTTTCCCTGGGCAAAATAAAAACGGTTCAGCGACGATAAAccaacttttaatttgtttggaaataaacCCTTCGTCGTGGAAAATCCCTGGCCCTTTTAGGATTGCGCAACTGGACTTAcgttaaaataactttttcatttagtCTGTATTTTAAACCGGGGTCAAAGCAATTTAGAAGCATATTGTGATTTAGGTGGGGCTAATGTGTGTCCAACATTGAAATAATGGAATGAGGTCCAGAGACGTCATTTATGAATGTCCAGAATCAGTAAAGGatgataaatattattcaCTTTTGTGGTAAAAGTAGAggatattaattttcttaataagcGGAAGCTCTTAGGAAATGTTATTTGTCTGGATTTCCTATGACACACAACTTGATGAGTCAAATCCTCAGTTTCGATAatgaaatacataaaaataacgcttcttaaggattttattttcagatccCCCAAGGACGTATGCAAAAGAAGTCATCGTTTATGGATATGTAGGAGGAACTGTAAATTTGACGTGTAAAGTTGAAGCAGAGCCTCCACCTACGTTCGAATGgttccaaaaaaataacagGATTAAGATTATTGGAAGGGAATTGCAAGATTCGAACCCGAAAGTGTCAGTTCTATCGGTAAGATCTTTTATTTGTATGCAAGATATAACGAGTGTACACCTGTAAAGAAAACTTAACATCTATTAAtgtcaaacaaaaatgcaGTGGTTGATCTCTGTAGTAAGAATTAACTTTCAAGTTACCTCAGATTaagaatgttaaaattgatttattcataaattcaaCAAAACCTGTTCAAGCCGCTAGAAAAATCaccaaaattcaaaaaatatataataaaactatCGAACATTTAcaattctttgttttttaaattccgcTATGGTGCTCAAAAACCTCAAGCATTTACTGTAGGGTCATTTCGGAACCAACATCTAAAGTCAAACCGATAATTATCTGGAAAGTACATTTCGGGATTTTCGGGAGTACCAAATATTTCCAGtcataatttgatatttaaaaaattgagtcCGTCCATATCTAATTGCTCGCTTACATATTCAGATATTCCTGTACCATATTCGTATCACACAAGAATTTTGCAGATTAATCACAAGATTAATCAAGAAGTTACTTAAAAAGCACAAATATTTCCCTTTTTCAAGTTAATATAGATATTCAATATCTCAAAGACGTCCAGCTTCAGGTTACTCCCGATTCTTAGATTAGCAAGTGTCCGGAATATTCCGGGTACGGGGTCCTAAATATCTGTGAAATTCCgacatttttcttcaaaatactGCAGGTTGGTCAAGCAGCTAAATAATAACCCGCAACGCCCCTCACCCCCAAAAAAAGTCGATGTCtagttattacatttttccgTTTTAGCTCTTCCTTCAAGATAATAGGGACTTTGGCGAGTACAAATGTGACGCGAAGAACACTGAAGGAACCATCCAATTGAGGTTTACCTTACTAAATGGTTTGCTAGCGCTCCAACTCAAAAGTTCGTATTACAGTGTAAAATTTCAGGAACGCAACCATCTCCCCCCATTGTTATGGAAGTGCAGGATTCCAGCCCCACTTCCCTGGTTGTTTACGTAGAAGAACCAGAAATTACTGACATGGAAAACAAAACTGGTATGGGACCTGATGGTATTCGCGTTGAATATAGAAGTGAAGATGATGAACCTTCTTACTGGCATGCCCAAAGTTTTACATTAGCTGAAGGTATGAAGTTATCTGTACCATAATGTATGCAGGATCTATTGATTTTCAGACAAACTATACATCGTCTCAAATCTGACTGCAAACACCACATACCAAGTAAGAGCTGCCACACTAAATCCTGCAGGCTCAAGTGAATTCACCAATATAACCGAATATACAACCACCTCTTCAGCGATGATTTTGTCTGTCAATATGCCCAACTTTCTTTATGCTTTGCTCACTATACTGATTTCACTTATTTGATGCTGCACGTAGGAGTTAACTTTCTTAGAAAGATACTAATTAACTAATTTACCAGGGCAAAATCAAGCGAGTTTACCGAAGGTGTTTTGCctgttaaattttgattctaTGAGGTACTTGGTTCCGATATAGGTACCGTTAATAACACAAAAAGACTGCTTTATGCTAGTTCGTATACATAATGTAAAAAAGTCTCTTTGGTTGTATTATTAGACCTTTTTTATTCAACAGTTATAACTATTGGCAAgatttaatggaattatttttcctttctttttcaGAAACCTTGCTATTTAGGAGCACCGTTAAACATTATGTCAAATTACCTTTTGCTTCCTTTGATATGcccttttttcatttaatgtaaataaggACACTTAGTAAGGGGAAGGAGATACAATGTTGTGATTCCGTAGTCTCTCTGCCTCTGAATCTTTAGATAGAATAAGAAActgaataaaattataaagaaaagtaTAATAAAACGCAAACCCGTCGAAATGCatgtttattataatattgcACTAATTTACTGATttcttaaatataatataaaataacgaAAACCATTTATGCTTTAATATGTATacttacataaaataataagtattCTTATTCTATACATAATGTGATATTTTTCGGTTTGACATGAATATTTTAGCTTTGTTGTTGTAAATGTTTACGAGATTCGTATAAATATTGTTGTGCCAATTGGGGAATCAATTATGAGCTTTTAATGTATATATGACCTGATGTATGTTATATAGTTTAGGCGACATGCGCTAAGatgtaaataaagtaattttaaacttattaaagattttttttacatgttgATACCAgtgaaatgatcaaaattccTTAAACCAAAGGCATTAATTTTATCTCACGCTTTTCTTCTGAACTCTCACTGAAATTTCTACAAGCGCTACACATGCACAATCAACTTTCTTGTTTATTACCTGTCTtcttttttgcaaattattaCACTGACATTAGCCATTACACTTTGTCGAATTTTGCAAACTTTCCTGGATAACAGCTACGagtattcaaaaatttcgtGTTTagtcgaattaaaaaaaaaaattgtcgtCTCGTAAGATTCATTTCATACCTAAAtataattcaacaaaaaaaaacaaatatttattatataacaGAGAATATGCTCGGAGCCAAATTAGCTCGTAAAAAGCCGTCAAAAAATGCACAATTATTACATTCATTaagatattaataattaaaattaataaattaatttaataacataattttgaattaaagaTTGggctgattttaaaaatggcaatagaattatctttgaatttctatttaaGATCTTCACCGggaaactaatttattattagattttcgttgtgaaaatatttcaaagaagttctcaaattctcaaattaattaataaaataatgactCACACAAAGACCCATATACGGTATAAATTTCGGACGTGCCGCACAGATACCGCCACCACTCTAACATACTGCATCTTCAGAGACAATTTCGTTCAAATATAATTGTTGGCCGAGGGTAGCCCGATAGGTTAAATCGAGATAAAACCCGGAAATTAAGGGTAAAAATTGACTAAACTCCCCAGTAGCCACTGATGGTGTCAAGTTATATCAAACCACATGACCTAGAAGTAGAAGTAACGGGtaattagtaaaataaaacctCTCAGTAGACGGAGAATTATACACGTAGGGTATTAAATAAGCCATTtggtattaattattaagcaTCTAACAGACTGATGataacatatgtatatgtaagaaaaaaatatttccttcttaaaaaaataaaaaaaacacgaatttaagcaagacttctttattcgaccaaGATTGGGAAAAAGAATCCCCCCCTCATACAAGGTGGCGGAGACATCCCCgcgcatctgtttatcttcaaaagataatcgctaaaccttctacattcttcccacgcttacatcccttagtcattctcttcacacccccatatgataaacaaaccctctttatctttcaaggcaacgatctactttaactagtacaagtttagtcaatcTCCAATGGGCACTCTTAGGTGTCGGTGACATACCACATATGCCCAAGGATAAGACGTAGCTCCATCCTTGTAAGATAACAGGTTTATTGCTCTtgccttaaatgaattaatatcCAACCCCGTATCACCTTCTATATGAAAGCTCACACGGCCAATCCTGACACCAAATTCGTTCTCGAATTTCCTTAACAATTatcaacaaaaagtaatacaCAGAGAACTTAAAACTAGGTATTAATGAAACTACAGAGTGCGAAGAGCTACAGCTTCCAACATGACAACAAAAGCACATATTACAAAGCGTGCCACCCCTAACATCACTACAATAAAGAACAGGAACTATACAGTGTTCCGCTCTTAACAGAACAACTAACATTAGTTGCGAAGCGTCCCGCTTCCAACAACTTTACAAAAGTAAAAAGATACTAACTGAATATGAACTGCAAAGCGTCCCGCTTTCAACAGAACAACTAAACACTGGTTGCGAAGCGTCCCGCTTCCAACAACCCTACACTAAAATATGAACTGCAAAGCGTCCCGCTTTCAACAGAACAACTAAACACTGGTTGCGAAGCGTCCCGCTTCCAACAACCCTACACTAAAATATGAACTGCAAAGCGTCCCGCTTTCAACAGAACAACTAAACACTGGTTGCGAAGCGTCCCGCTTCCAACAACCCTACACTAAAATATGAACTGCAAAGCGTCCCGCTTTCAACAGAACAACTAAACACTGGTTGCGAAGCGTCCCGCTTCCAACAACCCTACACTAAAATATGAACTGCAAAGCGTCCCGCTTTCAACAGAACAACTAAACACTGGTTGCGAAGCGTCCCGCTTCCAACAgctttacaaaaataagagtAAGTAAATCATGCATTGTCCGATAAATCATCAGGCCATAATCTGATCATGTCCTTGGCCACAATTCGTTTTCGATTTGACGCAAGACTTTTCAGCGCATACCTTTCATTAGGGAGAACTTGAGTTATTTCAAATGGTCCCTCATACCTGTCGTCTAATTTTGCCAAATGACTATTGCCTGAAGGGTGATAGACGTAGTCACCTATTACAAATACCTTGTTTGACCTTCTTTTCTTGTCGAACAAATTTTTCGCCAAATCCGCTTGCTTCTTCATACGTTCGTATGCCAGTTCTCGAT
The DNA window shown above is from Euwallacea similis isolate ESF13 chromosome 2, ESF131.1, whole genome shotgun sequence and carries:
- the LOC136419426 gene encoding neural cell adhesion molecule 1-like, with product MKSAVVSGGLLLLPFLLDFIAAKLHVSFQTAVKSEGDSFSVLCSDKGSGSKVVWRNPKNRVIGEKSDPHTSSTMHGTQLKFNKIRKEDAGFYICRSNSDSTQFELEVTVPITFADTPTNVSAKEGSDKVLKCEANTKFEWMIDGEPPKNDIKYQVLGDGLLIKNVTPWDSERHYACRAFQLDEGRFMLKNITLTVTHPPRTYAKEVIVYGYVGGTVNLTCKVEAEPPPTFEWFQKNNRIKIIGRELQDSNPKVSVLSLFLQDNRDFGEYKCDAKNTEGTIQLRFTLLNGTQPSPPIVMEVQDSSPTSLVVYVEEPEITDMENKTGMGPDGIRVEYRSEDDEPSYWHAQSFTLAEDKLYIVSNLTANTTYQVRAATLNPAGSSEFTNITEYTTTSSAMILSVNMPNFLYALLTILISLI